The genomic interval gccgcattccccaggtcaagccacttttgaaccagaaacagcggcagaagcgcctgacctgggctacagagaagcagcactggactgttgctcagtggtccaaagtacttttttcggatgaaagcaaattctgcatgtcattcggaaatcaaggtgccagagtctggaggaagactggggagaaggaaatgccaaaatgccagaagtccagtgtcaagtacccacagtcagtgatggtctggggtgccgtgtcagctgctggtgttggtccactgtgttttatcaagggcagggtcaatgcagctagctatcaggagattttggagcacttcatgcttccatctgctgaaaagctttatggagatgaagatttcatttttcagcacgacctggcacctgctcacagtgccaaaaccactggtaaatggtttactgaccatggtatcactgtgctcaattggcctgccaactctcctgacctgaaccccatagagaatctgtgggatattgtgaagagaacgttgagagactcaagacccaacactctggatgagctaaaggccgctatcgaagcatcctgggcctccataagacctcagcagtgccacaggctgattgcctccatgccacgccgcattgaagcagtcatttctgcaaaaggattcccaaccaagtattgagtgcataactgtacatgattatttgaaggttgacgttttttgtattaaaaacacttttcttttattggtcggatgaaatatgctaattttgtgagataggaattttgggttttcatgagctgtatgccaaaatcatccgtattaagacaataaaagacctgaaatatttcagttagtgtgcaattaatctaaaatatattaatgttaaattttcatcatgacattatggaaaataatgaactttatcacaatatgctaatattttgagaaggacctgtaatgagCTGCCAGAAGCCAATAGACATGATTCATTTTTATATctgaaatagttttattttttaatgtttttaccaCATTTTAACAAACCTCAGTGCATTGCAGAGGTATTCATACCCAATGGACTTGTTCATATTTTGTggcattacaaccacagacttcaaatgcatttcattgggattgtatgtgatgGACTAAGACAAAGTGGAGCTGTGTAGTGGAAGAGAAATTGTTCATGGTTTTCCAAAATATATTTGCAAATCTGACAAATATGGTGTGCATTGAAACACATGAATATAATTTGATCTCAGCCATTCCATTGTACATctgtggttgtatgtttagagttgctGTGCTGccagaaggtgaacctccaccacaGTCTCAAGTAGCTGGTAGCTGGCTTTCTCCCATGCTTATCTCTTACTTGGCTCTATGCTTTCCTGTCCCTCCTGAACAGGtgcacccccacagcatgattctgccaccaccaagtTTTAACCTTAGGGATAGTGTGTTCATTGAATAcactgttagttttccacccCACAAAGTGCTTTGCCCAGATTCCAAAAGGTAGATTTTTGCTCTTCTGTGGTCAGAGCACCTGCTAcaacaaaatgataaaaaataacccataacttaaattttaatttcgcatattttccactttttttaatTCGGAATGATTCTTGCAGAGTACTCCTGTTAAGGATCCATTCCCTTTCAATTTTTTCACGTTTTGTGATGTTACAACTGAAAAGTCTAATGTTCGATCCttacagcataatgctgctatGGTTTGTTCAAGGTGATGCTCAGTGTTCGTTTTCATagcattttacatgtaggcTAAAAGTGCACAGTggggtctcatctgaccagaacaccttcttcaacatgtttgctgtgtcccctgcttggttgaccaaatatgaataCTTTCATGTGCCACTGAAACTACACAAACAAAGCCAGCCCATAAAGGACTCACAGTGTAACCCATGGGACCTTAATGATCTGCTACTGATGACTTGTCTGAAACACCAGCAAACCTTCAGAGGTATAGTGGGCTTGAGAAACCTGGCATACTGGGTCTTTTTTTGCCCATCACGGGCATGACCTACTCATATTGAACTGGTGGCCCTAATGTTATGGCTGATTGGTGTGTATAATCCATGAAATCTATCAGTCATTTAGGTTTAGTTGGGGTTGGTCTGAGAACACACCCCTGAAAGCAGACACTGATGAACTTTGATAGATGGCGGCAGGTGGCAGGCTTGCAGCAGCACTACTGAGAGACATTAGGAGACCCTTCAGGCTCTGCAGGTTCATCCAGTCCCTTCATGTTTCATCTATTTACCATAATATTTTTAACTTACATTTAGATTATCAGCACTGTTAAAGAATCTGTCCAAACACATAGTTATTAGTTTGTTGCTTACAGCGTGTTGCAAAGTATTACATtctctacatttttatttttatggttttatctCACATGTTAATTGAATTCCTCATGTATTTGTAGTTGAAGATGATAATTCTGGTCAATATTGCTGAAATAGGGGTTTCCGTCGTTTTCAGAACAAACTGTTCTCTCTGAAGTCCGTCTTGTGAGGAGTGCTTTTCGCCTCCTCTATTCTTAGAGAAGAGTAATTGAATCTGCTGGGTGATCAGAGTATTCCCCAGCACATCACACATGTAACATGCGTCATATTTTGTATATAGAACTGAAAATGCAACCAGTAGATTAACTGCTTAAGCAGTTAATATATTGTAAATGCCCCTGAGTGAAACATCGTATTGCAGTTAATCtctgtttaataattttttatagtGAAATACTTTTTGGATGCTAGAGCTTATTGCAGATTATACGGTTTGCTTTTCAAGAGGCCTCTGCTTTGTGTAGTCTGGGTGTATGAGTTACATTTAGCCTCATGAATACAGTATCATTTCATACTGTTTGGTTGACGCCTTTTggtctgtttttattaaattaaagctTGTATGAAATTTTATTATATGTATgaaggaaatatttattttgtatggggtttttttgtaattttttttttaacaatttttttttgtttacccgTATATATCAGGAAATGGTTAATCGCTCTTTGTGAGTCACCTTGTCGGAGCTAAATTAACAATTTACGTCTGTCAGACttatcttttgtgtttttcatataTGCATCTCAACTAATATGAATGAACAGTATATTTGTAATGgtcaataaaatggctaaaTATACCTTTTTAAAATTGGTTGTAGACTTGTCACTGACTAAACCATTGATTTAGGAGGCATTTTCAGTGATTCATTAAGAAAACCCACTCAGTAGTTGGTAAATGCACAagaactgttgtttttttagtcAGCCAATGCCCTAAAAAGTACTGCTTTCTAaagctaaatttaaaaaaataaaaagtggatCAAGACTTTTGATCCGTTGTTGTTGTATGGGGGAGTTGACAACAAGACCAAATCCTACATCCATCCGCAGTTTGAACAAACCTTCCTGATTGTGATTGTGAATGTTGATGTTATAACTAGTAAAGCTGAAAGACATGAGGCAATGCTGTAAAACTTCTCATTAATAAtgggtaaaaataaattagcaaaATTTACATGGAAAAGCACAAAAAAGCCTCATTACgtgaaatatttagtttaaataATGCAacgtcttgttttttgttttttttactgttaacACTCAACTCTATTGTAAATACCTAATTGTTAGCAGGTTGTTTTAATTAGTACGTATGACACAAAAGTTCCTAATATTTTTCACAGGCTTTCCTAAAGAGACTGGAGTCCGTCAAACCCACACCTGGGCTGAGTCGCTCCAAACAACTGGCAGATCACCAGCGCCAGGCCGGATATCTGAGTGTTCCCTCCTATAGGAGCTCTAGCGGTAGGTCCAGCAGAACATCCTCAGGTAAATGTTCTCAAATCTGCTGATGATCAGTGTGCCAAACTGTTttgatgttaatgttttttagatattttgggTACAGCCGAGCAGAGACTGAGTATTCATTCGACGCCCTCAGTTAAGTGCATCGTTTTAAGAAGAGTTTGCCTCTTATATGTCAGTATCTTGAAATAGTATTCAttcctttaatgtattttattagcatTCTAGGTGGTAGAAAGAAAAGTATTGCTATAATTGTCTAAGTGATAAAGTGAAAAGACCAAAACCAAACATAATTTTCAAGCActgttgcaaataaaaattaaaacaggtgGTGTGCGTTCAGTCACCCCTGAGTCAGAACTTTGTAGGTCCACTTTTCAATTACATTtagagctgcaagtcttttggggtctCTACCATCTTTGCACCTCGAGAGAACAAAACTTTTATCCGTTATTTTTATGCTAAGttgttcaagctcagtcagattgaatggagaatGTCTGCGAACATGAACAAATTAAAGGCTTGCCACAAATCTTTATTGGACTtagatctgaactttgactggtcccttttaacacataaatatactCTATAGCAcatgtgtcaaactccagtccttgagggaGATGCATCTCTGCTACAATAAACCTGAATTAAATTCAAAGGgaatgaatacttctgcaaggcacctTAAGCTTATGTATTCCTACCTTTATATTTTATGACGACAAACTAAAGTTCTGGAGAAAATCAGATGAAGGATTAAGTAAGGCAGCATCACTATTGAGGTGAAAGTGCAGCATAAAACTGCTGCAGTGCACCTAAATATATCCCTGTGATCAGAGACCTCCAGAAGTCTGTATTTATTGTGAAGTACTCTGATGTTGATTTTCAATCAGAGAAACGGAGGATTAGCATGTAGCAGTGAGCAGCAGTCCTCTTAAACTAAGGCTGCAGGTTTCATCACACGTCTGAGCTGCTGCTTCCAGATCGCTGCAGATTTAATTACCTCTAAGAGAGGACATTACAGCAGTTTAGAGCAGCTGCAAGCTGACTTGTATGTTGCTATGTTCACGCTGAAAacaatttctgtttgtttgtctgAATCACCTATTAGAGCATTCCTGTTTTTTCCCCCAGGATTAACAAGTCCCAGGCCTGTCGGCTCCAGAGCACCTCTCACCAACACCGACTCCAGCAGCACGCCTGTTCCCGGGTTAAGCAAACTGGGTGCAAGCCGTCCAACCTGGTGTTAACAACACTGCTAATGAAGAGCATCTTGTTTCCTTTAAAGCGTATGACTGCCACTTTTGATGTTGGTTCATTTATACGGTGCAAAGCTTAGAACATATTTAtgttatcttttattttaacaaatgatTTACTAAAGCTGCTGTACTGTGTTTCCGCTCTCTGCAGTTTATGCTTTGATATCAAAGCCGTTTGTAAATCACTACATTTTGTTTAACCTTAAATACAACCGCAATCCTTTGCAGTAGATGATTGcaaaatatttgctttaaaatgttagttgttgaacttaaaaaatatacaaatggcaaagttttggattttgcatGTACCGTTTACGCATGTACACGATTTGTGATCTAAGTCAtcgttttaaacaaataaactcagcctgtattgtttttttatgctgaAGTAGAAAGGGTGACATAAAATGTTTAAGATGTACACTTTCCATTATTACAGAGAAGGCCACTACATTGGATTTACAGAGCAGTTATTTGGGATACAGTGTCTTTTTGAAAGTATTCCTTCTCCTTGAACTTTTAAACATGGCTACTACTCTGATAgcctcaaattaaaataaagtccAACCAGTTGCTTTCAGAAGGCACTTGTCATGTAGTCCTTGGTCCTCATCATCAGGGAGACTAAGGACCACATGAcgggtcagggataaagttgtggagatgtttaaagcagggttagcttATAAAACTGTCCAACAGTCCATGATGTGTGGTTGAAAAACGTAACACTGCAAATCACCCACCATGAAATATATTGGTGGCAACGTCATGATGTTGGGATGCTTGTCTTGTTCAATGAGAAGAATAAGCACAAATATCAGCCTCTAGATGTTTGAAGCTGGTAGACTAACCTGAAAGGACCTACTgaagtgaaaggtggttctaaaaaGTATACAAAGGGGAAAAAACATGAAGCCCAGTGATAATTTTTCTTAGGCTTCACAACAATGTTGTGGTGGGCTACCGCACAAAATGCATAAGCTTGTGGATGTAACGTGAAAATGCGGAAAGATTCAAGGTgtacgaatacttttgcagggcttCTATTTTTGGAACCTCGTTTTAACAAAGACATCAGGAAACCCACAGGTTTCGTTAAATAATAAATTCACTTTCGCTTTTTTAATAATTAGAGGTTGTATATCAGGCATGTTTGCTCAGTAAACATTGCTGTTAATTGAGACTTGAGTCATCAGTACTGAAGGAAACCAAATATGCCAGCAAAAGCGATGATTGTAAGGAGAACAGAGAGACTGGAGTATAGACAGAGTCTTTATTCtgaataaattaatgtttaagGTGGAATACAAGGGTCAGAGTAGTCACAGCATATGATAGGAGCAGGAGGAGTGCTTGGCCTGTATCATAGTCTGTCATCACATCGTGTCCACCGGCTTTTAAAACTGAGAGACTGCCTTTCAGCAGATGATTGATGGTATTTGTATATACACATTCCTGACGAGGCATAAACCCAGGTCTACACCTTTCCATTCTCCTCCAGCTGGTTGCACAGGAGAGGTAGCCAACAAGCCCAGATTCTTAATTCACCGGGTTGGTGTCATGTATCACAAAAAATAAGACTTATACAAATTAAAGGGGTCTCCTTGAGGGGTTGGGAGTGTGTGCTTAGAAGCTGAACTTTTTGATCTCATCATACAGCACCAGCACAAAGGCACCACCCATGCCTCTGATCACATTGGACCAGGCACCCTTGAAAAAGGCCCGTCCTCCCTCGTCTTTCAGGATCTTCTTCCAGCAGTCAATTGTGCCCTTGTACATAATATCAGCTGCGGGATTTTAAACATCATTAATATCCATATACTGGTGCATAATGCACCAATTACGATTATGCTTAAGAAGAAGAACCACTCACCTCCTTTACGGCCGGACTGCATCATCATGCGACGTCTGACGGTGTCGAAGGGATACGAGATGATACCTGCTGCAGCTGTCACAGTCTGGGCGATCATCCAGCTGACAAAGATGTGGGTGTTCTTGGGATCTGGCAGCATGCCTAAATGAGGAAAgtcaaagcatttaaaatgcacaaaaactGAATAGTGGGACATCACAGTATTGGCCTTTTTGTGATATGGGTCATATGGGCAATACCCCTTGGCGGCATGAGAAGGGGAGGTATGCAACtacctgataaaaaaaaaaaatctgtttcaccTTGAACAAGTTTTCTCTTGCTTCAATGCATTTGCAGTCTATGTATAGTTGGCGCCCCCTGCCTGCTGAATTAGGAAATTAATTGTAGACTAATTAATATGGTTTGTGCGGGACTGCACAGCATTTTATCCCTGGTGTCTGAATAAGAGGCTCGCCCTTCTTTATTGTAACACCACTGCACCTCAATTTGTGTCGACCAGGTTTGTTTGCGCACCTTTTGCTGTGTCGAAGCATCCGAAGTAAGCCGCTCTGTAGATGATGATGCCCTGCACCGACACGTTGAAACCGAGATAAAGACCCTTGAGGCCATCGGTTTTGAATATCTTGGCAATGCAGTTTCCGAGTCCGGTGAACTCCCTCTCTGCTGGGCCCTTGCCGATGTCGGCAGCCAGCCTCGTCCTGGCAAAGTCGAGAGGGTAGACGAAGCAGAGCGAAGTGGCCCCAGCGGCACCGCCGGACGCCAGGTTCCCAGCAAAGTAACGCCAGAACTGTGTCTTCTGATCCACGCCACCGAGGAAGATCTTCTTGTACTTGTCTTTGAAGGCGAAGTTCAAGGCTTGGGTAGGGAAGTAACGGATCACGTTGGCCAGGTTGCCTCTCCAGAATGACACGAAGCCCTGCTCCTTCGGG from Girardinichthys multiradiatus isolate DD_20200921_A chromosome 5, DD_fGirMul_XY1, whole genome shotgun sequence carries:
- the slc25a4 gene encoding ADP/ATP translocase 1 gives rise to the protein MSDAVISFMKDFLAGGIAAAISKTAVAPIERVKLLLQVQHASKQITAEMQYKGIIDCVVRIPKEQGFVSFWRGNLANVIRYFPTQALNFAFKDKYKKIFLGGVDQKTQFWRYFAGNLASGGAAGATSLCFVYPLDFARTRLAADIGKGPAEREFTGLGNCIAKIFKTDGLKGLYLGFNVSVQGIIIYRAAYFGCFDTAKGMLPDPKNTHIFVSWMIAQTVTAAAGIISYPFDTVRRRMMMQSGRKGADIMYKGTIDCWKKILKDEGGRAFFKGAWSNVIRGMGGAFVLVLYDEIKKFSF